One window from the genome of Schistocerca piceifrons isolate TAMUIC-IGC-003096 chromosome 1, iqSchPice1.1, whole genome shotgun sequence encodes:
- the LOC124782868 gene encoding uncharacterized protein LOC124782868 — translation MWTVGEVVNALITFCNSLRKLIQVTLWLSFSVGGVIVEFITFVLFHVGNVLITLFVVLQVLYEDFIVFIIDCSWKLKSAASTLLYFWSQILLVSSETYQIARRTAVSLHDFVVSCVSVLWSCLNKLYGFIVFVPELLKEAIILIGSSVWYCVQFVPLCIVYCMATSVYAVGRCYEELTSIVSAAYDGINTLLWSVLLFFTDIPSTALLGLLIAVFLSVAFVKYQAQIFSFALTIILCTFNFLRSLPVRILQMLLSTVRRTVIRRQPETNVSSDESDISEQSSYSTQSQQPVSSRLRPAVKLHSTEASSSKEDLIKRLQREQDSRLCVVCQDRDKCIVVLPCQHLCLCVQCATTVHRENGKCPICRQPLRKAMKVYVS, via the coding sequence ATGTGGACAGTAGGCGAAGTTGTTAATGCACTGATTACTTTCTGTAACTCTTTGAGGAAGCTTATTCAAGTAACGCTGTGGCTTAGCTTCTCGGTAGGTGGTGTTATTGTAGAGTTCATCACGTTCGTTCTCTTCCATGTGGGAAAtgttttaattactttatttgtCGTTCTCCAAGTGCTGTATGAAGATTTTATTGTGTTTATAATTGATTGTTCTTGGAAACTGAAGAGTGCGGCAAGTACTTTACTTTATTTCTGGTCACAAATATTGCTCGTCTCCTCGGAAACTTACCAAATTGCACGGAGGACCGCTGTGAGTTTACACGATTTTGTGGTGTCTTGTGTCAGTGTTCTATGGAGTTGTTTAAACAAGTTATACGGTTTCATCGTATTTGTTCCAGAACTGCTGAAAGAGGCGATTATACTTATAGGGTCCAGTGTATGGTACTGTGTTCAGTTTGTACCGCTGTGCATTGTATATTGTATGGCAACTTCTGTTTATGCTGTTGGCAGGTGCTACGAAGAGTTAACATCCATTGTTAGTGCTGCATATGATGGTATTAATACATTACTGTGGAGCGTGCTACTATTTTTTACTGATATACCATCAACAGCACTTCTTGGGTTGTTGATCGCCGTATTTTTATCAGTGGCATTTGTCAAATACCAGGCACAGATTTTCAGTTTTGCCCTAACTATTATTTTGTGTACTTTTAACTTCTTACGGTCTTTACCAGTCAGAATTCTACAAATGTTGCTGTCAACAGTTCGAAGAACAGTCATTCGACGGCAGCCTGAGACAAACGTATCTAGTGATGAATCGGATATCAGTGAGCAGTCTTCATATTCAACGCAAAGTCAACAGCCAGTTAGTTCCCGCTTGAGGCCAGCAGTGAAACTTCATTCAACAGAAGCGAGTAGCTCCAAAGAGGATTTGATTAAACGACTACAAAGAGAACAAGATAGTaggctgtgtgtagtttgtcaagaCAGGGACAAGTGTATTGTGGTTCTGCCATGCCAACATTTATGTCTGTGTGTACAGTGTGCTACTACAGTGCATAGGGAGAATGGGAAATGTCCTATTTGCCGGCAGCCTCTTAGAAAGGCAATGAAAGTTTATGTCAGCTAA